From the Rhodothalassiaceae bacterium genome, one window contains:
- the hfq gene encoding RNA-binding protein Hfq, which translates to MADKNSNNLQDIFLNHVRKNKTPVTVFLINGVKLQGIITWFDNFCVLLRRDGHSQLVYKHAISTVMPQQPVKLFEPEEDRAES; encoded by the coding sequence ATGGCCGACAAGAACAGCAACAATCTTCAGGACATCTTCCTCAACCATGTCCGCAAGAACAAGACTCCGGTGACGGTGTTCCTCATCAACGGGGTGAAGCTTCAGGGCATCATCACCTGGTTCGACAATTTCTGCGTGCTGCTGCGCCGGGACGGCCATTCCCAGCTCGTCTACAAGCACGCGATCTCGACGGTGATGCCGCAGCAGCCGGTCAAGCTCTTCGAGCCGGAGGAGGACCGCGCCGAATCGTGA
- the rpsB gene encoding 30S ribosomal protein S2, whose product MALPQISLRQLLEAGVHFGHQAHRWNPKMAPYIYGDRDGVHIIDLTKTVPLLYRALGAIRDIVAGGGRVLFVGTKRQAQEIIADAAKRTGQYYVNHRWLGGMLTNWQTVSRSIRRLKELDAILEKGTEGFTKKELLQLTRQREKLERALGGIRDMGGLPDVLFVIDTNREKIAVAEANKLGIPVVAVVDTNSDPDGIDYPIPGNDDATRAIKLYCDLVAIAILDGIAEQMKKSGADVGEAAEPAPEPALAAEAAGDAAAAAEEEAAGGNESDAPAAGPSGGAEEAAPAGAAKEAEKAE is encoded by the coding sequence ATGGCGTTGCCGCAGATCAGTCTGCGCCAGCTTCTGGAGGCTGGCGTCCACTTCGGGCATCAGGCCCACCGCTGGAATCCCAAGATGGCCCCCTACATCTACGGGGACCGCGACGGGGTCCACATCATCGACCTGACGAAGACCGTGCCGCTGCTCTACCGCGCGCTGGGCGCGATCCGGGACATCGTCGCCGGCGGCGGGCGGGTGCTCTTCGTCGGCACCAAGCGCCAGGCGCAGGAGATCATCGCCGATGCGGCCAAGCGGACCGGCCAGTATTACGTGAACCACCGCTGGCTCGGCGGCATGCTGACGAACTGGCAGACGGTCTCGCGCTCCATCCGGCGGCTGAAGGAACTCGATGCGATCCTCGAGAAGGGCACCGAAGGCTTCACCAAGAAGGAGCTGCTGCAGCTCACCCGCCAGCGCGAGAAGCTGGAGCGGGCCCTGGGCGGCATCCGCGACATGGGCGGCCTGCCCGACGTGCTCTTCGTGATCGACACCAACCGCGAGAAGATCGCCGTGGCCGAGGCGAACAAGCTCGGCATTCCCGTGGTGGCCGTCGTCGACACGAATTCGGACCCCGACGGCATCGACTACCCGATCCCGGGCAATGACGATGCCACCCGGGCGATCAAGCTCTACTGCGATCTCGTCGCGATCGCGATCCTCGACGGCATCGCCGAGCAGATGAAGAAGTCCGGCGCCGATGTCGGCGAGGCGGCCGAGCCCGCGCCGGAGCCGGCGCTCGCCGCCGAGGCGGCGGGCGATGCGGCCGCGGCGGCCGAGGAGGAGGCGGCCGGCGGCAACGAGTCCGATGCGCCCGCGGCCGGGCCTTCCGGCGGGGCGGAAGAGGCCGCACCGGCCGGGGCCGCGAAGGAGGCCGAGAAGGCCGAGTAG
- a CDS encoding DNA polymerase III subunit chi codes for MTTDGSLGPHVGGGPTADEIGFFHLTRSPLERALPRLLAQLLERGDRVYLKCPDREAAEAMDRFLWSFDPDAFLPHGLVGAGREADQPLLVGWEDRAAENGAAVAVIVAPAALPADPASCGWRRIAYLFDGGDPALVETARAAWRAAGRLARRRRYWQQKEGGGWHLAREEEA; via the coding sequence GTGACGACGGACGGCAGCCTTGGACCCCACGTCGGCGGTGGACCGACGGCGGACGAGATCGGCTTCTTCCATCTGACCCGTTCGCCGCTGGAACGCGCCCTGCCGCGCCTTCTCGCCCAGCTTCTGGAGCGCGGCGACCGCGTCTATCTCAAATGCCCGGACCGGGAGGCGGCCGAGGCGATGGACCGCTTCCTGTGGAGCTTCGATCCCGACGCCTTCCTGCCCCATGGTCTCGTCGGCGCCGGGCGCGAGGCGGACCAGCCGCTGCTCGTCGGCTGGGAGGACCGCGCGGCCGAGAACGGCGCGGCCGTCGCCGTCATCGTCGCGCCGGCGGCGCTTCCCGCGGACCCCGCCTCCTGCGGATGGCGGCGCATCGCCTATCTCTTCGACGGGGGCGACCCGGCGCTCGTGGAAACCGCCCGCGCCGCCTGGCGCGCGGCCGGCCGTCTCGCCCGCCGCCGGCGCTACTGGCAGCAGAAGGAGGGCGGCGGCTGGCATCTCGCGCGCGAGGAGGAGGCATAG
- the rnd gene encoding ribonuclease D, with protein MTGSMELITDTEQLKRRIARSREDSYIALDTEFMRERTYWPILCLIQIADSAGAYAIDPLAEGIDLGPFWELVLDWPGTKVFHACRQDMEIVYHATGRLPAPVFDTQVAAMVLGYGDQIAYDALVQKITGTRLSKGARFTDWARRPLSERQLAYALADVIHLRPVYEHLAAELARRGRSEWVREEMAVLTDPATYALDPQQAWRRLKLRRPSRRELARAQALARWREEEAQRRDVPRNRIMKDEALLEIITHPPKTPADLDRLRGVGTGFHASRAGRALWRALQEAEAIPDRALPPVPKGKPRRDAPQAAVDMLKLLLKLKAAEAEVAARLIAGPEDLERLAAGERDPALPVLHGWRREVFGRDALALLEGRLRLGLDGDRIVLERREDGQPAATGTGER; from the coding sequence ATGACGGGATCCATGGAACTCATCACCGACACGGAACAGCTGAAGCGGCGGATCGCCCGCAGCCGCGAGGACTCCTACATCGCGCTGGACACCGAGTTCATGCGCGAGCGCACCTACTGGCCCATCCTCTGCCTCATTCAGATCGCCGACAGCGCCGGCGCCTATGCCATCGACCCGCTGGCCGAGGGCATCGATCTCGGCCCGTTCTGGGAGCTGGTGCTCGACTGGCCGGGCACCAAGGTCTTTCACGCCTGCCGCCAGGACATGGAGATCGTCTACCACGCGACGGGCCGCCTGCCCGCGCCCGTCTTCGACACGCAGGTGGCGGCCATGGTCCTCGGCTACGGCGACCAGATCGCCTACGACGCGCTGGTCCAGAAGATCACCGGCACGCGGCTGAGCAAGGGCGCGCGGTTCACGGACTGGGCGCGCCGGCCGCTGTCCGAGCGCCAGCTCGCCTACGCGCTCGCCGACGTCATTCATCTCAGACCCGTCTACGAGCATCTCGCCGCCGAGCTCGCGCGCCGCGGGCGCAGCGAGTGGGTGCGCGAGGAGATGGCCGTGCTGACCGACCCGGCCACATATGCGCTCGATCCGCAGCAGGCCTGGCGCAGGCTGAAGCTGAGGCGCCCCTCGCGGCGGGAGCTGGCGCGCGCGCAGGCGCTCGCGCGCTGGCGCGAGGAGGAGGCCCAGCGCCGCGACGTGCCGCGCAACCGGATCATGAAGGACGAGGCGCTGCTCGAGATCATCACCCATCCGCCGAAGACGCCGGCCGATCTCGACCGGCTGCGCGGCGTCGGCACCGGGTTTCACGCAAGCCGGGCGGGACGCGCGCTCTGGCGGGCGCTCCAGGAGGCGGAAGCGATCCCGGACCGCGCGCTGCCGCCGGTGCCGAAGGGCAAGCCGCGGCGGGACGCGCCCCAGGCGGCCGTGGACATGCTGAAGCTGCTCTTGAAGCTCAAGGCGGCCGAAGCCGAAGTCGCCGCGCGCCTCATCGCAGGCCCGGAGGATCTCGAGCGGCTCGCCGCCGGCGAGCGGGACCCCGCCCTTCCCGTGCTGCACGGCTGGCGCCGCGAGGTCTTCGGCCGCGACGCGCTGGCGCTGCTGGAGGGCCGCCTGCGCCTCGGCCTCGACGGCGACCGCATCGTCCTCGAACGCCGGGAAGACGGGCAGCCGGCGGCGACCGGCACCGGTGAACGGTGA
- a CDS encoding pyrrolo-quinoline quinone: MRRKRRMVFARIGRAVGRLVLVAVIAGLPAACSGGKKKKAEEQPPRPAAAESGSRERIPVLTYERALEPDPQLARFSVILPPPWRNRDWPVAGGSMTNAMYHVDFPRDVRLLWKRRLAAGAGMLLSVNPPVVKDGRLFLIDSRSTVVAADAATGRLLWRKSLKPRKEKARIGFGGGVAAAGDLVIAATGFGDLVAFDAATGRERWRHDGIVPLRGSPAVAGGRVFALTMDNQIIAVSLEDGQMLWTQAGLPEDAQLLGAATAAVSGDTAVFGLSSGELFALRAANGQLAWQDTLSRTGRLTPLATLADIDGFPVIDRGRVYAVSHAGRMAAIDLRSGERLWEQDVAAVNTPWAAGDYIFVVTADAEVAALSAADGRVRWVTRLERFADPKKRKDPVVWSGPVLAGDRLIVVSSNGFALSLSPYTGEVLSGIRTGETVVAPPIVADGRLYLLANNGEVLAYGAR; encoded by the coding sequence ATGCGGCGGAAGCGGCGCATGGTGTTCGCCAGGATCGGCCGGGCGGTCGGCCGCCTCGTGCTGGTGGCGGTGATCGCGGGCCTGCCGGCGGCCTGCTCGGGCGGCAAGAAGAAGAAGGCCGAAGAGCAGCCTCCGCGGCCGGCGGCGGCGGAATCCGGCAGCCGCGAGCGCATTCCCGTGCTGACCTACGAGCGGGCGCTCGAGCCGGATCCGCAGCTCGCCCGCTTCAGCGTCATTCTGCCGCCGCCGTGGCGCAACCGCGACTGGCCCGTCGCCGGCGGCAGCATGACGAACGCGATGTATCACGTGGACTTCCCGCGCGATGTGCGGCTGCTGTGGAAGCGGCGGCTGGCGGCCGGTGCGGGCATGCTGCTGTCGGTCAATCCGCCGGTGGTCAAGGACGGGCGGCTGTTCCTGATCGACAGCCGCTCCACCGTCGTGGCGGCGGATGCGGCGACCGGCCGGCTGCTGTGGCGCAAGTCCCTCAAGCCCCGCAAGGAGAAGGCCCGGATCGGTTTCGGCGGCGGGGTGGCGGCGGCCGGCGACCTCGTGATCGCGGCGACCGGTTTCGGCGATCTCGTGGCATTCGACGCCGCGACGGGGCGCGAGCGCTGGCGCCACGACGGCATCGTGCCGCTCAGAGGCTCGCCCGCGGTGGCCGGCGGGCGGGTCTTCGCGCTCACCATGGACAACCAGATCATCGCGGTCTCGCTCGAGGACGGGCAGATGCTCTGGACCCAGGCGGGTCTGCCGGAGGACGCCCAGCTGCTCGGTGCGGCGACGGCGGCGGTGTCGGGGGACACGGCGGTGTTCGGGCTGTCATCGGGCGAGCTCTTCGCGCTGCGGGCCGCGAACGGTCAGCTCGCCTGGCAGGACACGCTCTCGCGCACCGGCAGACTTACGCCCCTTGCGACCCTTGCCGACATCGACGGCTTCCCGGTAATCGACCGGGGGCGGGTGTACGCCGTGTCCCACGCCGGCCGCATGGCGGCGATCGACCTGCGCTCCGGCGAGCGGCTGTGGGAGCAGGATGTCGCCGCGGTGAACACGCCCTGGGCGGCGGGCGACTACATCTTCGTGGTCACGGCGGATGCGGAGGTCGCGGCGCTGTCGGCGGCGGACGGGCGGGTGCGCTGGGTGACCCGGCTCGAGCGCTTCGCCGATCCGAAAAAGCGCAAGGACCCGGTGGTCTGGTCCGGTCCCGTGCTCGCGGGCGACCGGCTGATCGTCGTTTCCTCCAACGGCTTCGCGCTCTCGCTTTCGCCCTATACCGGCGAGGTGCTGAGCGGGATCCGCACGGGCGAGACGGTCGTGGCGCCGCCGATCGTCGCGGACGGCCGGCTCTACCTGCTCGCCAACAACGGCGAGGTGCTCGCCTACGGCGCGCGCTGA
- the tsf gene encoding elongation factor Ts, translating to MANITAAMVKALREKTGAGMMDCKQALAETGGDMEAAVDWLRKKGLSAAAKKSGRTAAEGLVAAVVDGNRGALVEVNAETDFVARNDKFQDFVRQVARLALETRGDIEALKAAAFPGTGRTVADELTHLIATIGENMVLRRAGHLEVDPGIVAAYVHGAVADGLGKIGVLVALESAGDAEKLQALAKHLAMHIAAMAPQAVDADGLDPAVVERERSVLVEQARASGKPENIIEKMVEGRMRKFYQDVVLLEQVSVVDGEKRVSQVLKEAEKELGCPVRVAGFLRFQLGEGIEKEQGDFAAEVAAAAGLG from the coding sequence ATGGCGAACATCACCGCGGCGATGGTGAAGGCCCTGCGCGAGAAGACCGGCGCGGGCATGATGGACTGCAAGCAGGCGCTCGCCGAAACCGGTGGCGACATGGAGGCGGCGGTCGACTGGCTGCGCAAGAAGGGTCTGTCGGCGGCCGCCAAGAAGTCGGGCCGGACCGCGGCCGAAGGTCTTGTCGCCGCCGTCGTGGACGGGAACCGCGGCGCCCTGGTGGAGGTCAATGCCGAAACCGACTTCGTCGCCCGCAACGACAAGTTCCAGGACTTCGTGCGGCAGGTCGCCCGACTTGCGCTCGAGACCAGGGGCGACATCGAGGCGCTCAAGGCGGCGGCCTTCCCGGGCACGGGCCGCACGGTGGCCGACGAGCTGACCCATCTGATCGCGACCATCGGCGAGAACATGGTGCTGCGCCGCGCCGGTCATCTGGAGGTGGATCCCGGCATCGTCGCCGCCTATGTCCATGGCGCGGTGGCGGACGGCCTCGGCAAGATCGGCGTGCTGGTGGCGCTCGAGAGCGCGGGCGATGCGGAGAAGCTCCAGGCGCTCGCCAAGCATCTGGCGATGCACATCGCCGCGATGGCGCCGCAGGCGGTCGATGCGGACGGTCTCGATCCGGCGGTCGTCGAGCGCGAGCGCAGCGTCCTCGTCGAGCAGGCGCGGGCCTCGGGCAAGCCCGAGAACATCATCGAGAAGATGGTGGAAGGCCGCATGCGCAAGTTCTACCAGGACGTCGTGCTGCTCGAGCAGGTCTCCGTCGTCGACGGCGAAAAGCGCGTCTCGCAGGTGCTGAAGGAGGCGGAGAAGGAGCTCGGCTGCCCGGTCCGGGTCGCCGGCTTCCTGCGCTTCCAGCTCGGCGAGGGCATCGAGAAGGAGCAGGGCGATTTTGCGGCCGAGGTCGCGGCCGCGGCCGGTCTCGGCTGA
- the aspS gene encoding aspartate--tRNA(Asp/Asn) ligase has product MNEEAIAHPYRSHTCGALRKSDVGLSVRLSGWVHRVRDHGHLLFIDLRDHYGITQIVVDAASPAFPVAERLRAESVIRVDGTVVARSPETVNPDLATGEIEVQAREIAVLSAADELPLPVFGEPEYPEEIRLKYRYLDLRRESMHRRIMLRSAVVASIRRRMQEQGFVEFQTPILTASSPEGARDFLVPSRLHPGKFYALPQAPQIFKQLIMVSGFDRYFQIAPCFRDEDARADRSPGEFYQLDVEMAFATQEDVFAAIEPVMHGVFTEFSDRPVTEPPFPRIPYAEAMVRYGTDKPDLRNPIEIADVSDIFAGGGFGLFARIVGEGGVVRAIPAPGASTRGRSFFDRINNWAREELKAAGLGYIFFKDGEPAGPIAKNLEADRLQRLIAELGLAPEDGVFFAAGPAKEAAALAGHARTRLGEELGLIDRERYAFCWIVDFPMYEWDEEEKRWDFSHNPFSMPQGGLEALETKDPGEILAWQYDIVCNGVELSSGAIRNHDPEIMRKAFAIAGYDEEVLKDKFRALWNAFHYGAPPHGGIAPGLDRIVMLLADVPNIREVTLFPMNQKAEDLMMGAPAPVSEEQLKELHIRVVLPPKARGATGEQ; this is encoded by the coding sequence ATGAACGAGGAAGCGATCGCGCATCCCTACCGCAGCCACACCTGCGGTGCCCTGAGGAAGAGCGACGTGGGCCTGAGCGTGCGCCTGTCGGGCTGGGTGCACCGGGTGCGCGACCACGGGCATCTGCTGTTCATCGATCTGAGAGACCATTACGGCATCACGCAGATCGTCGTGGATGCCGCCTCGCCGGCCTTCCCGGTCGCGGAACGGCTCCGGGCCGAAAGCGTGATCCGCGTGGACGGCACGGTCGTCGCCCGCAGCCCGGAGACCGTCAATCCGGATCTTGCGACCGGCGAGATCGAGGTCCAGGCCCGCGAGATCGCCGTGCTCTCGGCTGCGGACGAACTGCCGCTTCCCGTCTTCGGCGAGCCGGAGTATCCCGAGGAGATCCGCCTCAAATACCGCTATCTCGATCTCAGACGAGAGAGCATGCACCGGCGCATCATGCTGCGTTCGGCGGTGGTGGCCTCGATCCGGCGGCGGATGCAGGAGCAGGGATTCGTCGAGTTCCAGACGCCCATCCTCACCGCATCCAGCCCCGAAGGCGCGCGGGACTTTCTCGTCCCCTCGCGGCTGCATCCGGGCAAGTTCTACGCGCTTCCCCAGGCGCCGCAGATCTTCAAGCAGCTCATCATGGTCTCGGGCTTCGACCGCTACTTCCAGATCGCGCCCTGCTTCCGCGACGAGGACGCCCGCGCCGACCGCAGCCCCGGCGAGTTCTACCAGCTCGATGTCGAGATGGCGTTCGCCACCCAGGAGGACGTGTTCGCCGCCATCGAGCCGGTGATGCATGGCGTTTTTACGGAATTCTCCGACCGGCCCGTCACCGAGCCGCCGTTTCCGCGCATTCCCTATGCGGAGGCGATGGTCAGATACGGCACCGACAAGCCGGATCTCCGCAATCCCATCGAGATCGCCGATGTGTCGGACATATTCGCCGGCGGCGGCTTCGGCCTGTTCGCGCGCATCGTCGGCGAGGGCGGCGTGGTGCGGGCGATCCCGGCACCGGGCGCAAGCACGCGCGGGCGCTCCTTCTTCGACCGCATCAACAACTGGGCGCGCGAGGAGCTCAAGGCCGCCGGTCTCGGCTACATCTTCTTCAAGGACGGCGAGCCGGCGGGCCCGATCGCGAAGAATCTGGAGGCCGACCGGCTGCAGCGCCTGATCGCCGAGCTGGGGCTTGCACCCGAGGACGGCGTCTTCTTCGCCGCGGGGCCGGCGAAGGAGGCGGCGGCGCTGGCGGGTCACGCCCGCACGCGGCTCGGTGAAGAACTGGGATTGATCGACCGGGAGCGCTACGCCTTCTGCTGGATCGTCGATTTCCCGATGTACGAGTGGGACGAGGAGGAAAAGCGCTGGGACTTCTCCCACAATCCCTTCTCGATGCCGCAGGGCGGGCTGGAAGCGCTGGAGACGAAGGACCCGGGCGAGATCCTCGCCTGGCAGTACGACATCGTCTGCAACGGCGTGGAGCTGAGCTCGGGTGCGATCCGCAACCACGACCCCGAGATCATGCGCAAGGCCTTCGCGATCGCGGGCTATGACGAGGAGGTCCTCAAGGACAAGTTCCGCGCGCTCTGGAACGCCTTCCACTACGGCGCACCGCCCCACGGCGGCATCGCGCCGGGCCTCGACCGGATCGTCATGCTGCTCGCCGATGTGCCCAACATCCGCGAGGTGACGCTGTTCCCGATGAACCAGAAGGCCGAGGACCTGATGATGGGGGCCCCGGCGCCGGTCTCGGAGGAGCAGCTCAAGGAGCTCCACATCCGCGTCGTCCTGCCGCCGAAGGCCCGGGGCGCGACCGGCGAGCAGTGA
- a CDS encoding restriction endonuclease — MPIPDYQTIMLPLLRLLEDGRERSVRWCTDALADHFQLSQEERARLLPSGQQLLFYNRLGWARTYLRKAGLITSPRRGVVQITPRGLEVLRRAPEKIDVDYLMQFEEFREFRTRDSMRAKDEGKDSRAGSAPDDSGADPVERIEQAFSLYQKSLADELLEYIHRVTPAFFERLVLQLLVAMGYGGRLQQPAQHVGGSGDEGIDGIINEDKLGLEVIYIQAKKWSSPVGRPEIQKFVGALHGKRAKKGVFITSSEFTREARDYVAHLEPRVVLVDGKMMARLMSEYDVGVTTRTVYKLKAIDTDFFDEES; from the coding sequence ATGCCCATCCCTGATTACCAGACCATTATGTTGCCTCTGCTGCGGCTTCTGGAGGACGGCAGGGAGAGGTCTGTACGCTGGTGCACCGATGCGCTGGCGGACCATTTTCAGTTGTCCCAAGAAGAGCGAGCGCGCCTGCTGCCAAGTGGGCAGCAGCTGTTATTCTACAATCGCCTCGGCTGGGCACGCACATATCTGAGAAAGGCCGGCCTGATCACCAGCCCCCGTCGCGGCGTCGTCCAGATTACCCCTCGCGGTCTCGAAGTGTTGAGACGGGCACCCGAGAAAATCGATGTCGACTACCTCATGCAGTTTGAGGAGTTTCGTGAATTTCGGACGCGCGATTCCATGCGCGCAAAGGATGAAGGGAAAGATTCGCGTGCGGGTTCCGCGCCAGACGATAGTGGGGCCGATCCGGTTGAGCGAATCGAGCAGGCGTTTTCCCTCTATCAGAAATCTCTTGCAGACGAGTTGCTCGAATACATCCATCGTGTGACACCTGCGTTTTTTGAACGCCTTGTCCTGCAGCTTCTTGTGGCCATGGGCTATGGTGGTCGCCTGCAGCAACCCGCACAGCACGTTGGCGGGAGTGGAGACGAGGGCATTGATGGCATCATAAACGAAGACAAACTCGGCCTTGAAGTCATCTACATACAGGCGAAAAAATGGAGCAGTCCCGTTGGGAGACCGGAAATCCAGAAGTTTGTTGGTGCATTGCACGGAAAGAGAGCGAAAAAAGGAGTTTTCATTACGAGCTCCGAGTTCACGAGGGAGGCGCGGGATTATGTCGCGCATTTGGAGCCACGCGTCGTCCTGGTCGACGGAAAAATGATGGCTCGCCTGATGAGTGAGTACGATGTCGGTGTGACGACGAGAACAGTATACAAGCTGAAAGCAATCGACACCGACTTCTTCGACGAGGAATCCTGA
- the hflX gene encoding GTPase HflX — MKPQDPRQDFASVERAAGSLVERMRAREGRATRAVLVQPDLRGPQPGADMRPAPRHERSGAERLAELEGLAEAIELDIALARILPVRRPRPATFFGDGQVAAIAEEVAATGAELVVVGGTLTPVQQRNLERAWKAKVIDRTGLILEIFGARARTREGVLQVELAHLQYQRSRLVRSWTHLERQRGGFGFLGGPGETQIEADRRQIDERITRIRRQLQRVARTRAIHRRARQEVPWPVVALVGYTNAGKSTLFNRLTAADVRAADRLFETLDPTMRAISIGPHEKVILSDTVGFISELPHGLVAAFRATLEEVTAADLVLHVRDITHPETEAQKADVEAVLDELAVGPMHADSPPVIEVWNKIDRLSDPRRREAVLAQAGAAGAVAISALTGDGLDALADRLKAHFTRAHAELVLTLDPGEAEAGAWLHAHGTVLDERWDDDGRRLMRVKLSPIARARWEKRFGPGRARAARAAGGA, encoded by the coding sequence GTGAAGCCGCAGGATCCGCGTCAGGACTTCGCGAGCGTCGAGCGGGCAGCCGGGTCGCTCGTAGAGCGCATGCGCGCGCGCGAGGGGCGGGCGACGCGCGCGGTGCTCGTCCAGCCGGACCTGCGCGGCCCCCAGCCGGGTGCGGACATGCGTCCGGCCCCGCGCCATGAGCGCAGCGGCGCCGAGCGTCTGGCCGAGCTGGAAGGCCTGGCGGAGGCGATCGAGCTCGACATCGCGCTCGCGCGCATCCTCCCCGTGCGCCGGCCGCGCCCGGCGACCTTCTTCGGCGACGGGCAGGTCGCCGCGATCGCCGAAGAGGTCGCGGCCACGGGTGCGGAGCTCGTTGTCGTCGGCGGCACGCTCACCCCCGTGCAGCAGCGCAATCTGGAGCGGGCGTGGAAGGCCAAGGTCATCGACCGCACCGGCCTCATCCTCGAGATCTTCGGGGCGCGCGCGCGCACGCGCGAGGGCGTGCTGCAGGTGGAGCTCGCGCATCTGCAGTATCAGCGTTCGCGGCTCGTGCGCTCCTGGACGCATCTCGAGCGCCAGCGCGGCGGCTTCGGGTTTCTCGGCGGCCCGGGCGAGACCCAGATCGAGGCGGACCGCCGCCAGATCGACGAGCGCATCACCCGCATCCGCCGGCAGCTCCAGCGCGTCGCGCGGACGCGCGCGATCCACCGCCGCGCCCGCCAGGAGGTGCCCTGGCCGGTGGTCGCGCTCGTCGGCTACACCAATGCCGGCAAATCGACGCTTTTCAACCGGCTGACGGCGGCGGACGTGCGCGCGGCGGACCGGCTGTTCGAGACGCTCGACCCCACGATGCGCGCGATTTCCATCGGCCCGCACGAGAAGGTGATCCTCTCGGACACGGTGGGCTTCATCTCCGAGCTGCCCCACGGCCTGGTCGCCGCCTTCCGCGCGACGCTGGAGGAGGTGACGGCGGCCGATCTGGTGCTGCATGTGCGCGACATCACGCATCCCGAAACCGAGGCGCAGAAGGCGGATGTCGAGGCGGTGCTGGACGAGCTCGCGGTCGGGCCCATGCATGCGGACTCGCCGCCGGTGATCGAGGTCTGGAACAAGATCGATCGGCTGAGCGATCCCCGCCGGCGCGAGGCCGTGCTGGCCCAGGCCGGGGCCGCCGGGGCGGTCGCGATCTCGGCGCTCACCGGCGATGGGCTCGATGCGCTGGCGGATCGGCTCAAGGCCCATTTCACCCGCGCGCATGCGGAGCTCGTGCTCACCCTCGATCCGGGGGAGGCGGAGGCCGGCGCCTGGCTTCACGCCCACGGCACCGTGCTGGACGAACGCTGGGATGACGACGGCCGGCGGCTGATGCGCGTCAAGCTCTCGCCGATCGCCCGCGCGCGCTGGGAGAAGCGGTTCGGCCCGGGCAGGGCGCGCGCGGCTCGGGCTGCCGGAGGCGCGTGA